One genomic segment of Acidimicrobiia bacterium includes these proteins:
- the pgi gene encoding glucose-6-phosphate isomerase, producing the protein MTSTSEWKRLETLKQDGDALDLRRAFSEDPTRAERLTFAAGDLVVDLSKHLINEEIIAGLVAVARRAGLPERIDELFGGAHINVTEDRAVLHPALRAAPDDHFTVDGGDVVVDVHEVLERMADFSERVRTGAWRGFTGERIHHVVNIGIGGSDLGPAMAYRALRPYVHPDIDAHFVSNIDPADLAAVLEIVDPATTLFIVASKTFTTLETLTNARTARTWLIDRLGDEAAVSSHFVAVSTNAGEVAAFGIDTANMFGFWDWVGGRYSMDSAIGLSLMIAVGPSAFREMLDGFRMIDRHLLTTPFERNVPVLLGLIGVWYRNLLGYPTHAVLPYSQDLDRFAAYLQQLDMESNGKQVRLDGTSVDMDTGPIVWGEPGTNGQHAFYQLLHQGTTVVPADLIGFIEPAIDLGGQHDLLMGNLFAQAEALAFGKTSEEVAASGVAPELVPHRTFPGNRPTSVILAPRLTPSILGQLVALYEHKVLTQGVIWGINSFDQWGVELGKVLASTIIDELTSERPPVLAHDASTNSLIRRYREARGRA; encoded by the coding sequence ATCACCTCCACCTCCGAGTGGAAAAGACTCGAAACCCTCAAACAAGACGGGGACGCACTCGACCTGCGGCGCGCCTTTTCTGAAGACCCGACCCGCGCCGAACGGCTTACTTTCGCGGCCGGCGACCTGGTCGTCGACCTCTCCAAACACCTGATCAACGAAGAGATCATTGCCGGACTGGTGGCGGTGGCACGTCGGGCCGGTCTACCCGAACGAATCGACGAGTTGTTCGGTGGGGCGCACATCAACGTCACCGAGGACCGGGCGGTTCTGCACCCGGCACTGCGAGCCGCACCGGACGATCACTTCACGGTGGACGGTGGCGATGTCGTTGTCGACGTGCATGAGGTTCTCGAGCGCATGGCCGATTTCTCCGAGCGGGTCCGCACAGGTGCTTGGCGTGGTTTCACGGGCGAACGGATCCATCATGTGGTCAACATCGGAATAGGCGGTTCCGATCTTGGCCCGGCCATGGCCTATCGAGCCTTGCGACCCTACGTCCATCCCGACATCGACGCCCACTTCGTTTCGAACATTGACCCGGCGGATCTGGCTGCGGTGCTCGAGATCGTCGATCCGGCCACGACCCTGTTCATCGTTGCCTCCAAGACCTTCACAACCCTGGAGACCCTGACCAATGCCCGCACTGCTCGAACCTGGCTGATCGATCGGCTCGGCGACGAAGCGGCCGTCTCTAGCCACTTCGTGGCGGTCTCCACCAATGCCGGAGAGGTGGCCGCCTTCGGAATCGACACTGCCAACATGTTCGGATTCTGGGACTGGGTTGGCGGCCGGTATTCGATGGATTCGGCGATCGGACTCAGTCTGATGATCGCCGTGGGCCCGTCGGCGTTCCGGGAGATGCTGGACGGATTCCGGATGATCGACCGGCACTTGCTCACCACCCCGTTCGAACGCAACGTACCGGTGCTGCTCGGGCTGATCGGTGTCTGGTACCGCAACCTGCTGGGATACCCGACCCATGCGGTGCTGCCGTACAGCCAGGATCTCGACCGGTTCGCGGCCTACCTCCAACAACTCGATATGGAGTCGAACGGCAAGCAGGTGCGCCTCGACGGGACATCCGTTGATATGGACACCGGACCGATCGTGTGGGGCGAACCCGGTACCAACGGTCAGCACGCCTTCTACCAACTCCTCCACCAGGGCACCACTGTCGTACCGGCGGACCTGATCGGTTTTATCGAACCTGCCATCGACCTGGGCGGCCAGCACGATCTGCTGATGGGCAATCTGTTTGCCCAGGCTGAGGCCCTCGCATTCGGCAAAACGAGTGAAGAGGTCGCAGCCTCCGGCGTGGCGCCGGAGCTAGTTCCCCATCGCACCTTCCCTGGCAACCGCCCGACCTCTGTCATCCTCGCCCCAAGACTCACCCCCTCAATCCTCGGTCAACTCGTCGCTCTCTACGAGCACAAAGTGCTCACACAAGGGGTCATCTGGGGCATCAACTCGTTCGATCAGTGGGGAGTTGAGCTCGGCAAGGTACTCGCCTCCACCATCATCGACGAACTCACTTCGGAGAGGCCACCCGTCTTGGCGCACGATGCCTCAACGAATTCGCTCATTCGCCGCTACCGGGAAGCGCGGGGACGGGCATGA